One region of Cydia fagiglandana chromosome 15, ilCydFagi1.1, whole genome shotgun sequence genomic DNA includes:
- the LOC134671500 gene encoding uncharacterized protein LOC134671500, with translation MLQKRYTMLPKLKKCCWCLSLRTGCFLLAILSSLICVLTITAGAWNLPNYERPEDNFIAMSAVMFSTLSLISNIVILLGLLLKRPGFLQLTILFNSVFILCLFLVALVLCLFSPKAEPYLREPLNIVLIVLAICAGVVYSFYYKMVVNSTYRQMKTWNESAIPV, from the exons GTACACAATGTTGCCAAAGCTGAAAAAATGCTGCTGGTGCCTTTCATTGCGGACAGGATGTTTTCTACTGGCAATTTTATCTTCC CTGATCTGCGTGCTGACCATCACGGCTGGCGCGTGGAACCTGCCCAACTACGAGAGACCGGAGGACAACTTCATCGCCATGAGTGCGGTCATGTTCTCCACGCTGTCTCTCATCAGCAACATCGTCATCTTACTGGGGCTGTTACTT AAACGTCCCGGCTTCCTGCAGCTGACGATCCTCTTCAACTCCGTCTTCATCTTATGCCTGTTCCTAGTGGCGCTGGTCTTATGTCTCTTCAGCCCGAAGGCGGAACCGTACCTTAGGGAACCGCTAAACATCGTGCTGATCGTGTTGGCTATATGCGCTGGCGTGG TGTATTCTTTCTACTACAAGATGGTAGTCAACAGTACCTACCGTCAAATGAAGACTTGGAACGAAAGCGCTATTCCTGTATAA